One genomic window of Nicotiana sylvestris chromosome 10, ASM39365v2, whole genome shotgun sequence includes the following:
- the LOC138879777 gene encoding uncharacterized protein, whose protein sequence is MQKKLEVHDSAIKNIETQLGQLSMALNNRPQGILPANTNINPKEQNPNQLMVVSLRNGRDLDKEQEVAQASKETMPATPIPLEGQDEKGKAKVNEQVAEQVVPLVPQNPNREKPANSAQRVIPAPFPQRLVKQKKEDQYKKFMEMLRQIQLNIPLMDALREMPGYAKMMKDLMSRKFDFQDLSTMTLTQTCSTVVTKSMAQKMSNPGSFTIPCTIGSYAFAKALCDLGASINLMPLTVYTKLGIGRARPTSMLLQLVDRTVKRPTEILDDMLVQVGKFVFPADFVILDCQVDEEIPIILGRPFLATRRALIDCDTGN, encoded by the exons ATGCAAAAAAAGTTGGAAGTACATGATTCAGCTATAAAGAACATTGAAACTCAGCTGGGGCAGTTGTCTATGGCTTTAAACAACCGCCCCCAGGGAATATTGCCAGCGAACACAAATATTAACCCCAAGGAGCAAAACCCAAATCAGCTGATGGTAGTAAGTCTCcggaatgggagagatttagacaaAGAGCAGGAGGTTGCACAAGCCAGCAAAGAGACTATGCCAGCCACTCCAATTCCACTAGAG GGTCAAGATGAAAAGGGTAAGGCTAAGGTAAATGAACAAGTTGCAGAACAGGTGGTACCTCTTGTACCACAGAACCCCAACAGAGAGAAGCCAGCAAAcagtgcacaaagggtgatacctgcaccattccctcagagactggtaaaacaaaagaaggaagatcaatacaagaaattcatggagatgctgcgtcaaattcagttgaatattccttTGATGGATGCCTTGAGGGAGATGCCAGGTTATGCGAAGATGATGAAAGACCTAATGTCACGGAAGTTTGATTTTCAAGACCTATCCACAATGACTCTAACGCAGACCTGCAGCACAGTAGTGACCAAATCGATGGCTCAAAAGATGTCAAACCCAGGTAGCTTCactattccatgcactattgggagttatgcctttgcaaaggcattatgTGATTTAGGAGCcagtataaatttgatgcctctGACTGTATACACCAAACTAGGCATTGGCAGAGCTAGACCGACTTCGATGCTGCTACAGCTAGTTGACCGCACGGTAAAAAGGCCTACTGAGATTCTTGATGATATGTTGGTGCAAGTGGGGAAGTTCGTGTTCCCTGCAGACTttgttattctggactgtcagGTAGATGAGGAGATACCTATCATTTTAGGTAGGCCATTTTTAGCCACTAGGAGAGCACTGATCGATTGTGACACtgggaattaa